The Microbacterium paraoxydans genome includes a window with the following:
- a CDS encoding sugar ABC transporter ATP-binding protein: MTATTTQPVLRVAGIRKAFFGVEVLKGIDFDVRPGEVHGLVGENGAGKSTLMKIIAGVQPADEGTITYRGAEVRHAHPRQAMDAGIVTVFQEFTLLPERTVAQNVYLGREPRRAGLIDVRAMNVRTGELLSDLGVSFIDPQSRVGSLTVAEQQIVEIVKALSFDAQVISMDEPTAALSDREVELLYAIIRRLTSRGVAVIYVSHRLKEIFDLCDRITILKDGALVSTDETAALTTDELVRRMVGRSIQSYFPDPVAGTAVGAPRLELDGCGNAYVDGVSLMLRAGEIVGVAGLQGSGRTELVEGVFGIQAFTRGAVRIDGKPVRIGGPRAAVRAGLALVSEDRKAQGLALGQSILDNALLVVRNVFAGRAAASRREVPGVLRTLEVSSRGLDQEVRFLSGGNQQKVVLAKWLLTQPQIVLFDEPTRGIDVGAKYAVYQLMRELAAQGKAVLMVSSELPEVIGMSDRILVMHDGELVAELPAGAAEHEILAAATGADRGPSTNGGAR; this comes from the coding sequence ATGACCGCGACGACGACGCAGCCGGTGCTGCGGGTGGCCGGGATCCGCAAGGCGTTCTTCGGCGTGGAGGTGCTGAAGGGCATCGACTTCGACGTGCGGCCCGGGGAGGTGCACGGCCTCGTCGGCGAGAACGGCGCGGGCAAGTCCACCCTCATGAAGATCATCGCGGGCGTGCAGCCGGCCGATGAGGGGACGATCACGTACCGCGGCGCGGAAGTGCGCCACGCGCACCCGCGGCAGGCGATGGACGCCGGCATCGTCACGGTGTTCCAGGAGTTCACCCTGCTCCCGGAGCGCACGGTCGCGCAGAACGTCTATCTCGGCCGGGAGCCGCGGCGCGCGGGGCTCATCGACGTCCGGGCCATGAACGTGCGTACCGGGGAGCTGCTGAGCGATCTCGGCGTCTCCTTCATCGATCCGCAGTCCCGCGTGGGCTCGCTGACGGTGGCCGAGCAGCAGATCGTCGAGATCGTGAAGGCGCTGTCGTTCGACGCGCAGGTGATCTCGATGGACGAGCCGACCGCCGCCCTCAGCGACCGCGAGGTGGAGCTGCTGTACGCGATCATCCGCCGGCTCACGTCCCGAGGGGTCGCCGTCATCTACGTGTCGCACCGGCTGAAGGAGATCTTCGACCTCTGCGACCGGATCACGATCCTCAAGGACGGCGCCCTCGTCTCCACGGACGAGACAGCGGCGCTGACCACCGACGAGCTCGTGCGCCGGATGGTGGGGCGGTCGATCCAGTCGTACTTCCCCGACCCGGTGGCCGGCACGGCGGTCGGCGCGCCTCGACTCGAGCTCGACGGCTGCGGGAACGCCTACGTGGACGGGGTGTCGCTGATGCTCCGTGCGGGGGAGATCGTCGGGGTGGCCGGGCTCCAGGGGTCGGGGCGCACCGAGCTGGTGGAGGGCGTGTTCGGCATCCAGGCCTTCACCCGCGGCGCCGTGCGGATCGACGGGAAGCCGGTGCGGATCGGCGGACCACGCGCGGCCGTGCGCGCCGGGCTCGCCCTCGTCTCGGAGGACCGCAAGGCGCAGGGGCTCGCGCTCGGACAGTCGATCCTCGACAACGCCCTGCTCGTGGTGCGGAACGTGTTCGCGGGACGCGCCGCGGCGTCGCGCCGGGAGGTGCCGGGGGTGCTCCGCACGCTGGAGGTGTCGTCGCGCGGCCTCGACCAGGAGGTGCGCTTCCTGTCCGGCGGCAACCAGCAGAAGGTGGTGCTGGCGAAGTGGCTGCTCACCCAGCCGCAGATCGTGCTCTTCGACGAGCCGACGCGGGGCATCGACGTGGGGGCCAAGTACGCCGTCTACCAGCTCATGCGCGAGCTGGCGGCACAGGGGAAGGCCGTGCTCATGGTCTCGAGCGAGCTCCCGGAGGTCATCGGCATGAGCGACCGCATCCTCGTCATGCATGACGGCGAACTCGTCGCCGAGCTGCCGGCCGGTGCGGCCGAGCACGAGATCCTCGCGGCGGCCACCGGCGCCGACCGCGGTCCTTCGACGAACGGGGGTGCGCGATGA
- a CDS encoding sugar phosphate isomerase/epimerase family protein, with protein MPRTIAVNTWVWTSPLTDDTLEPLARTAARMGYDALELPLESVGDWDPLRARTVLDGLGMGAVVVGAMGPGRSLLARAGDVAATQDYLRACLDAAAVLGASVVAGPFYAPTGVTWRMDEAERKEVVGELRENLAPLAREAAAIGVTLAVEPLNRYETSVLNTVAQSLDALAPLLGAGVGVALDTYHLNIEEKRPADAVRAAGAAIAHVQVCGSDRGAVGDDHTDWPEMLRALDDAGYRGALGLESFTGENATIAVAASVWRPLAASQDDLAARSIAHLRALGA; from the coding sequence ATGCCCCGCACGATCGCCGTCAACACCTGGGTCTGGACGTCTCCGCTGACGGACGACACCCTGGAGCCGCTCGCCCGCACGGCGGCGCGGATGGGCTACGACGCCCTGGAGCTGCCGCTGGAGAGCGTCGGCGACTGGGATCCCCTCCGGGCCCGCACCGTGCTGGACGGCCTCGGCATGGGCGCGGTCGTGGTCGGCGCGATGGGTCCTGGTCGCTCGCTGCTCGCGCGCGCCGGAGACGTCGCCGCGACGCAGGACTACCTCCGTGCGTGCCTGGACGCCGCGGCCGTGCTCGGGGCCTCGGTCGTCGCCGGTCCCTTCTACGCGCCGACCGGCGTCACCTGGCGCATGGACGAGGCGGAACGGAAGGAGGTCGTCGGCGAGCTCCGGGAGAACCTCGCTCCGCTCGCCAGGGAGGCCGCGGCGATCGGCGTGACGCTGGCCGTCGAGCCGCTCAACCGCTACGAGACCAGCGTGCTGAACACCGTGGCGCAGAGTCTCGACGCGCTGGCGCCGCTGCTCGGTGCCGGGGTGGGGGTGGCCCTCGACACCTACCACCTCAACATCGAGGAGAAGAGGCCGGCCGACGCGGTCCGCGCGGCCGGCGCCGCCATCGCGCACGTGCAGGTGTGCGGCAGCGACCGCGGTGCCGTGGGCGACGACCACACCGACTGGCCGGAGATGCTCCGCGCGCTCGACGACGCCGGCTACCGCGGCGCCCTGGGACTGGAGAGCTTCACGGGGGAGAACGCGACGATCGCCGTCGCCGCCTCCGTGTGGAGACCGCTCGCCGCCAGTCAGGACGACCTCGCCGCCCGCAGCATCGCCCACCTGCGCGCCCTCGGTGCCTGA
- a CDS encoding ROK family transcriptional regulator, with translation MVDVLRPLATPSPGTGEIFQILRDGHARTKAELAALTGLARSTVASRVDALLAADLLRPAGEAVSTGGRPPARVAFNPRAGLVLAVDLGATHATVAVADLAGVILDARTRAIDIGDGPEALLDAILAEGTALLAATAEGLPLVGVGIGVPGPVEHSTGRPTNPPIMPGWDRFDVPGYVQRTFDVPVLVDNDVNILALGEQATSWPRVDDLVFVKVSTGIGAGIIAGGQLQRGAQGSAGDMGHVQVPMSAGSGREPGDERDLEALASGSALAVALRAEGHDVHNASDVVDLVRAGNAAAIEATRQAGRDVGEVLATVVNLLNPSIIVLGGSIARAGEHLLAGVREVVYRRSIPLATQHLAIVQSQAGDRAAVLGAAIMVAREVLSPANVDRYVAAKGSKSAGSAPT, from the coding sequence ATGGTTGACGTGCTGAGGCCGCTCGCGACGCCCTCCCCCGGGACCGGCGAGATCTTCCAGATCCTCCGCGACGGACACGCGCGCACCAAGGCGGAGCTCGCCGCCCTCACCGGCCTCGCCCGCTCCACCGTCGCCTCCCGGGTCGACGCGCTGCTGGCCGCCGACCTGCTCCGCCCCGCCGGTGAAGCGGTGTCGACCGGCGGTCGTCCTCCCGCCCGCGTGGCGTTCAACCCCCGCGCCGGACTCGTCCTCGCGGTCGACCTCGGAGCCACGCACGCGACCGTCGCCGTGGCCGACCTCGCCGGCGTGATCCTCGACGCGCGCACCCGCGCGATCGACATCGGCGACGGCCCCGAGGCCCTCCTCGACGCGATCCTCGCGGAGGGGACGGCCCTGCTCGCCGCGACCGCCGAGGGCCTTCCCCTCGTGGGCGTCGGCATCGGCGTCCCCGGCCCCGTCGAGCACTCCACGGGGCGCCCGACCAACCCGCCGATCATGCCGGGCTGGGACCGCTTCGACGTCCCCGGCTATGTGCAGCGCACGTTCGACGTCCCGGTCCTCGTCGACAACGATGTGAACATCCTCGCGCTCGGCGAGCAGGCCACGAGCTGGCCGCGGGTGGACGACCTCGTGTTCGTGAAGGTCTCGACCGGCATCGGCGCCGGCATCATCGCCGGTGGTCAGCTCCAGCGCGGTGCCCAGGGATCGGCGGGCGACATGGGCCACGTCCAGGTGCCGATGAGCGCCGGCTCGGGGCGGGAGCCGGGCGACGAACGGGATCTCGAGGCCCTCGCGAGCGGCTCGGCCCTCGCCGTCGCGCTGCGCGCCGAAGGCCACGACGTGCACAACGCCTCCGACGTCGTCGACCTCGTCCGCGCCGGCAATGCGGCGGCCATCGAGGCCACCCGCCAGGCGGGTCGCGATGTCGGCGAAGTGCTCGCGACGGTCGTGAACCTGCTCAACCCGTCGATCATCGTGCTCGGGGGCAGCATCGCCCGCGCGGGAGAGCACCTGCTCGCCGGCGTCCGCGAGGTCGTCTACCGCCGCTCGATCCCGCTCGCCACCCAGCACCTCGCGATCGTGCAGTCGCAGGCGGGCGACCGCGCCGCGGTGCTGGGGGCGGCGATCATGGTCGCCCGCGAGGTGCTCTCCCCCGCGAACGTGGACCGCTACGTCGCCGCGAAGGGATCGAAGTCGGCGGGCAGCGCGCCCACCTGA
- a CDS encoding ABC transporter permease: MNALRTLVSPRGAVFLLLVILLVAVAVLNPSFAEPGQFMRYLQRVAPIAIVAIGQYFVIIAGEFDLSQGSLITAQVIIAGNLVGQDDARTLPVLLLMIVFGVVVGLVNGVLTTLLKVPSFIVTLGMMLALLGGVMWWTGGAATGNPADSFREIGRGGIRDLPVLEFLPWAVLLLAAWLALGIVITKRPLGKTLIAIGDNARAVDYAGARRAWVTTRAFVLSSLSATLSAVLLVGYAGVHPSVGRGYEFTAITAVVLGGVVLGGGRGWIVGAVAGAFALEALFLLLNIAGVPSTLRDAVQGVIIIAAVAYAGVAFRARRRRGPQPTDVPTAGTENAENRTTASSPTTRGD, from the coding sequence ATGAACGCGCTGCGCACGCTCGTCAGCCCCCGCGGGGCGGTCTTCCTGCTGCTCGTGATCCTGCTCGTCGCGGTCGCCGTGCTCAACCCGAGCTTCGCCGAGCCCGGGCAGTTCATGCGCTACCTGCAGCGCGTCGCCCCCATCGCGATCGTCGCGATCGGGCAGTACTTCGTGATCATCGCGGGGGAGTTCGACCTCTCCCAGGGATCGCTCATCACGGCGCAGGTCATCATCGCCGGCAACCTCGTCGGCCAGGACGACGCCCGCACCCTCCCTGTCCTGCTGCTCATGATCGTGTTCGGCGTCGTCGTCGGGCTCGTGAACGGCGTCCTCACGACGCTGCTCAAGGTGCCGTCGTTCATCGTCACGCTGGGCATGATGCTCGCCCTGCTCGGCGGCGTGATGTGGTGGACGGGCGGCGCGGCCACGGGGAACCCGGCCGACAGCTTCCGGGAGATCGGTCGCGGCGGGATCCGCGACCTCCCCGTGCTGGAGTTCCTGCCCTGGGCCGTCCTCCTGCTCGCCGCCTGGCTCGCCCTCGGCATCGTCATCACCAAGCGCCCGCTGGGCAAGACCCTCATCGCAATCGGCGACAACGCCCGCGCGGTGGACTACGCCGGTGCCCGCCGGGCCTGGGTCACGACCCGCGCGTTCGTGCTGTCCTCCCTCTCGGCCACCCTCTCCGCCGTCCTGCTCGTCGGGTACGCGGGGGTGCACCCGTCCGTCGGCCGCGGCTACGAGTTCACCGCGATCACCGCGGTGGTGCTCGGCGGCGTCGTGCTCGGCGGAGGACGAGGGTGGATCGTCGGCGCCGTGGCCGGAGCCTTCGCGCTGGAAGCGCTGTTCCTGCTCCTGAACATCGCGGGCGTGCCCTCCACGCTCCGCGACGCCGTGCAGGGCGTCATCATCATCGCGGCCGTCGCCTATGCGGGGGTCGCCTTCCGAGCCCGCCGCCGGCGCGGTCCCCAGCCGACGGACGTCCCTACCGCGGGGACCGAGAACGCCGAGAACCGCACCACCGCATCAAGCCCTACAACCAGAGGAGATTAG
- a CDS encoding Gfo/Idh/MocA family protein, with product MTGLRWGILATGGIAGAFASDLRTAGLDLVAVGSRSQESADAFAARFDIAHAHPSYEALVSDPDVDIIYVSTPHPMHHENARLALEHGKHVLVEKAFTLNRAQAEDLQRLAAERGLLVMEAMWTRYLPHMVRIRELLADGALGEIRAVSADHTQQLPTDPTHRLNALELGGGALLDLGIYPISFIWDILGAPTTIRAVGRLVETGADSEVATVMIHESGAVSTSLSSSRGAGPNAASIVGTEARIDIDRVWYTPTSFRVVRPDGTVQEEYVSEVEGRGMQYQALAAERLVRDGLLEGDILPIAESVAIMGALDEIRAQIGVRYPGEEDDRG from the coding sequence ATGACTGGACTTCGTTGGGGAATCCTCGCGACCGGCGGCATCGCCGGCGCCTTCGCATCCGATCTGCGCACGGCCGGACTCGACCTCGTCGCGGTGGGCTCGCGCTCGCAGGAGTCGGCCGACGCCTTCGCCGCACGCTTCGACATCGCGCACGCGCATCCGTCGTACGAGGCGCTGGTCTCCGATCCCGACGTGGACATCATCTACGTCTCCACGCCGCATCCGATGCACCACGAGAACGCCCGGCTCGCCCTGGAGCACGGCAAGCACGTGCTCGTGGAGAAGGCGTTCACCCTCAACCGCGCCCAGGCCGAAGACCTCCAGCGGCTCGCCGCCGAGCGCGGGCTGCTCGTGATGGAGGCGATGTGGACGCGCTACCTGCCGCACATGGTCCGCATCCGCGAGCTCCTCGCCGACGGCGCCCTGGGTGAGATCCGCGCCGTGAGCGCCGACCACACGCAGCAGCTGCCCACCGACCCCACCCACCGTCTGAATGCGCTCGAGCTCGGCGGCGGCGCGCTGCTCGACCTCGGCATCTACCCGATCTCCTTCATCTGGGACATCCTCGGGGCACCGACCACCATCCGCGCCGTGGGGCGTCTGGTCGAGACCGGAGCCGATTCCGAGGTCGCCACCGTCATGATCCACGAGAGCGGGGCGGTCTCCACGAGCCTCTCCTCCTCGCGCGGTGCCGGCCCCAACGCCGCGAGCATCGTCGGCACCGAGGCCCGCATCGACATCGATCGGGTCTGGTACACCCCCACCTCCTTCCGCGTCGTGCGGCCGGACGGCACCGTGCAGGAGGAGTACGTCTCGGAGGTCGAGGGCCGCGGCATGCAGTACCAGGCACTCGCGGCCGAGCGTCTGGTCCGCGACGGTCTCCTCGAGGGCGACATCCTCCCCATCGCGGAGAGCGTCGCCATCATGGGGGCCCTCGACGAGATCCGCGCGCAGATCGGCGTCCGGTACCCCGGTGAGGAGGACGACCGTGGCTGA
- a CDS encoding sugar phosphate isomerase/epimerase family protein, with the protein MSSHPVTLFTGQWADLPFEEVARLAAKWGYDGLEIAASGDHLDLRRADEDDAYVASRREILDRHGLQVFAISNHLAGQAVCDDPIDFRHEDILRPYIWGDGEAEGVRQRAAEDMKRAARVARKLGVDTVVGFTGSSIWPYVAMFPPVPEAVIAQGFQDFADRWNPILDVFDGEGVRFAHEVHPGEIAYDYWSSDRALDAIDHRDAFGFNWDPSHMMWQNIDPVGFIVDFADRIYHVDCKDTRLRPRNGRAGVLGSHLPWGDPRRGWDFVSTGHGDVPWEDAFRALDAIGYDGPISIEWEDAGMDRLHGAPEALGFVRSLLWPPPAAAFDAAFRHQ; encoded by the coding sequence ATGAGCAGTCACCCGGTCACCCTGTTCACCGGCCAGTGGGCCGACCTCCCGTTCGAGGAGGTGGCCCGCCTCGCCGCGAAGTGGGGCTACGACGGGCTGGAGATCGCCGCGTCCGGCGACCACCTGGACCTCCGTCGGGCGGACGAGGACGACGCCTATGTCGCCTCCCGGCGCGAGATCCTCGACCGGCACGGCCTGCAGGTGTTCGCGATCTCCAACCACCTGGCCGGGCAGGCGGTGTGCGACGACCCCATCGACTTCCGCCACGAGGACATCCTGCGCCCGTACATCTGGGGCGACGGCGAGGCCGAGGGCGTCCGGCAGCGGGCGGCGGAGGATATGAAGCGGGCGGCCCGGGTGGCCAGGAAGCTCGGCGTCGACACCGTCGTCGGCTTCACCGGTTCGTCGATCTGGCCCTATGTCGCGATGTTCCCGCCGGTGCCGGAGGCGGTGATCGCCCAGGGCTTCCAGGACTTCGCTGACCGGTGGAATCCGATCCTCGACGTGTTCGACGGGGAGGGGGTGCGCTTCGCCCACGAGGTCCACCCCGGGGAGATCGCCTATGACTACTGGTCGAGCGACCGTGCCCTCGACGCGATCGACCACCGCGATGCGTTCGGCTTCAACTGGGACCCCTCGCACATGATGTGGCAGAACATCGACCCCGTCGGCTTCATCGTCGACTTCGCCGACCGGATCTACCACGTCGACTGCAAGGACACCCGTCTGCGGCCGCGGAACGGCCGTGCCGGGGTCCTCGGCTCGCACCTGCCGTGGGGCGACCCCCGGCGCGGCTGGGACTTCGTCTCCACCGGCCACGGCGACGTGCCGTGGGAGGACGCCTTCCGTGCGCTCGACGCGATCGGCTATGACGGCCCGATCTCGATCGAGTGGGAGGACGCCGGCATGGACCGCCTGCACGGCGCGCCCGAGGCGCTCGGATTCGTGCGCTCCCTGCTGTGGCCGCCGCCCGCGGCCGCCTTCGACGCCGCGTTCCGCCACCAGTGA
- a CDS encoding NYN domain-containing protein — MAETTDARVAVYLDFDNIVISWYDRVHGRNSYGKDRQRITEHPNDPEVAERLNRAMIEVGAIIDYAASFGTLVLTRAYADWSSPVNAEYRSQLVARAVDLVQLFPAAAYAKNGADIRLAVDAVEDMFRLPDLTHVVIVAGDSDYVPLAQRCKRLGRYVIGVGVAGSTAKSLAAACDEFESYDSLPGVARPTKAAQPAVAPAVEVPAEPSAPVTADTGAPKPKTASKSRAKAKTKTAGEEPKVEEKIDDQGEATRLLERALRLGHDKADADEWLHSSAVKTHMRRMDPSFSEKALGYRSFSDFLKSRDDIAELEETGHERLVRLREP; from the coding sequence GTGGCTGAGACGACCGACGCCCGCGTGGCGGTGTACCTGGACTTCGACAACATCGTCATCTCCTGGTACGACCGCGTCCACGGCCGCAACTCCTACGGCAAGGATCGCCAGCGCATCACGGAGCACCCGAACGACCCCGAGGTCGCCGAGCGGCTGAACCGGGCGATGATCGAGGTCGGCGCCATCATCGACTACGCGGCGTCCTTCGGCACCCTCGTGCTGACGAGGGCGTATGCGGACTGGTCGTCGCCGGTCAACGCCGAGTACCGCTCGCAGCTCGTGGCGCGCGCGGTGGATCTCGTGCAGCTCTTCCCGGCCGCGGCGTACGCGAAGAACGGCGCGGACATCCGGCTGGCGGTCGACGCGGTCGAGGACATGTTCCGCCTGCCGGACCTGACCCACGTCGTCATCGTGGCGGGCGACAGCGACTATGTGCCGCTGGCCCAGCGCTGCAAGCGCCTCGGCCGGTACGTGATCGGCGTGGGCGTCGCCGGGTCCACGGCGAAGTCCCTCGCTGCGGCCTGCGACGAGTTCGAGTCCTACGACTCGCTCCCCGGCGTGGCGCGTCCGACGAAGGCGGCACAGCCCGCCGTCGCCCCCGCGGTCGAGGTTCCGGCGGAGCCGTCCGCGCCGGTCACCGCGGACACGGGCGCCCCGAAGCCCAAGACGGCGTCGAAGTCGCGCGCGAAGGCCAAGACGAAGACCGCCGGCGAGGAGCCCAAGGTCGAGGAGAAGATCGACGACCAGGGCGAGGCCACACGGCTCCTGGAGCGCGCGCTGCGTCTCGGCCACGACAAGGCGGACGCCGACGAATGGCTGCACAGCTCCGCGGTCAAGACGCACATGCGCCGCATGGACCCGTCCTTCAGCGAGAAGGCCCTCGGCTACCGGTCGTTCTCCGACTTCCTCAAGTCGCGCGACGACATCGCCGAGCTCGAGGAGACCGGGCACGAGCGCCTGGTCCGCCTGCGGGAGCCCTGA
- a CDS encoding Gfo/Idh/MocA family protein, whose amino-acid sequence MTTDVTDTGLGTIRTGILGGGFMARVHRTAARDAGGALRAVATRSAQGARDAAQLLGAARAEHDAEALLDADDIDVVHICTPNATHADLALRALRAGKHVVCEKPLATTAADAAALAAEAAESGLVAAVPFVYRYHPMVREARARIARGEAGELLTLDCSYLQDWMLRPTDDDWRVRSSSGGASRAFADIGSHLCDLLEFVTGDRIRALSARTRRVFAERAGQAVDTEDIVAVLVETSAGALGTLLISQMAAGRKNALTLELHGTRQSLRFEQERPEELWVGMREESRLLLRDPATADPESARLQRVPAGHAMGYQDAFNGFVADVYAAIAGDVPDGLPTFADGHRAAVLTEAVLDSAAHEGRWTEVPA is encoded by the coding sequence ATGACAACGGATGTCACTGACACCGGTCTCGGGACGATCCGAACCGGGATCCTCGGCGGGGGCTTCATGGCCCGCGTGCACCGCACGGCCGCCCGAGACGCGGGCGGCGCGCTGCGCGCCGTCGCCACCCGGTCCGCCCAAGGCGCGAGGGATGCCGCGCAGCTGCTCGGCGCCGCACGCGCCGAGCACGACGCGGAGGCGCTGCTCGACGCCGACGACATCGACGTCGTCCACATCTGCACCCCGAACGCCACGCATGCCGACCTCGCCCTGCGCGCGCTGCGGGCGGGCAAGCATGTCGTGTGCGAGAAGCCCCTCGCCACGACCGCCGCCGACGCCGCCGCGCTCGCCGCGGAAGCCGCCGAGAGCGGGCTCGTCGCGGCCGTCCCCTTCGTGTACCGATACCACCCCATGGTGCGGGAGGCCAGGGCGCGCATCGCCCGCGGCGAGGCCGGGGAGCTGCTCACGCTGGACTGCTCGTACCTGCAGGACTGGATGCTGCGGCCCACCGACGACGACTGGCGGGTGCGATCCTCGTCCGGCGGGGCCTCCCGCGCGTTCGCCGACATCGGCTCGCATCTGTGCGACCTCCTCGAGTTCGTCACGGGTGACCGGATCCGCGCCCTGAGCGCCCGTACCCGCCGGGTCTTCGCCGAGCGGGCCGGGCAGGCCGTCGACACGGAGGACATCGTCGCCGTGCTCGTCGAGACCTCGGCGGGGGCGCTCGGCACGCTGCTCATCTCGCAGATGGCGGCGGGCCGCAAGAACGCCCTCACCCTGGAGCTGCACGGGACGCGGCAGAGTCTGCGGTTCGAGCAGGAACGGCCGGAGGAGCTCTGGGTCGGCATGCGCGAGGAGTCGCGGCTGCTGCTGCGCGACCCCGCCACGGCCGACCCGGAGTCCGCCCGGCTGCAGCGTGTCCCGGCCGGGCATGCCATGGGGTATCAGGATGCCTTCAACGGTTTCGTCGCCGACGTCTACGCCGCGATCGCGGGCGACGTCCCCGATGGACTGCCGACGTTCGCCGACGGCCACCGCGCGGCCGTGCTGACCGAGGCCGTGCTCGATTCCGCCGCCCACGAGGGCCGCTGGACGGAGGTGCCGGCATGA
- a CDS encoding ABC transporter permease, which produces MSRRTGARLRIDSTVIVLGILLLALVVGAILVATVGRNFLSPGNIRDILTGMSVLGLVAIGQTLVVLGASLDLSVTYVISLSSLLAATMMAGNAGNIPLAVIVTLLVCAGIGLVNGLIVTVLKVNGFIATLGVGLILQGILNTNFEGSAGEVPWAFQLIGATGVGPIPVSTLIMIALAVLVWVLLNRTRTGAHLYAVGGDPEIARLSGVRTRLPLIWAHVLCSVFAGLAGLLLASRLGVGSPTVGQQGGYALLSIAAVVLGGTLLLGGRGSIWGTIGGVAILAVVDNVMSVLQVNPFLKDVVRGIVIVAAVAVYSRRAIVRRRPRFGAGGTRTGGDDAAKAAEADMAVAAAELADPTTEVAAVDSAGDTASVREGGRS; this is translated from the coding sequence ATGAGCCGCCGCACCGGAGCCCGTCTCCGCATCGACTCGACCGTCATCGTGCTCGGCATCCTGCTGCTCGCGCTCGTGGTCGGCGCGATCCTCGTCGCCACGGTCGGTCGCAACTTCCTCAGCCCGGGGAACATCCGCGACATCCTGACCGGGATGAGCGTGCTCGGCCTCGTGGCCATCGGGCAGACGCTCGTGGTGCTCGGGGCCTCGCTCGACCTGTCGGTCACCTACGTCATCAGCCTGTCGAGCCTGCTCGCGGCGACGATGATGGCCGGGAACGCGGGGAACATCCCGCTCGCCGTGATCGTGACGCTCCTCGTGTGCGCGGGGATCGGGCTCGTGAACGGGCTCATCGTGACCGTGCTCAAAGTCAACGGCTTCATCGCGACGCTCGGCGTCGGGCTGATCCTCCAGGGCATCCTCAACACGAACTTCGAAGGCTCGGCGGGCGAGGTCCCGTGGGCGTTCCAGCTCATCGGCGCGACCGGCGTCGGACCGATCCCGGTGTCCACGCTCATCATGATCGCGCTCGCCGTGCTGGTCTGGGTGCTGCTGAACCGCACCCGCACCGGCGCCCATCTCTACGCCGTCGGCGGCGACCCCGAGATCGCTCGGCTCAGCGGCGTGCGCACCCGCCTCCCGCTGATCTGGGCGCACGTGCTGTGCTCCGTGTTCGCGGGCCTCGCCGGACTCCTGCTCGCCAGCCGTCTCGGCGTGGGCAGCCCGACGGTCGGTCAGCAGGGTGGCTACGCGCTGCTCTCCATCGCCGCGGTCGTGCTCGGCGGCACCCTGCTCCTCGGCGGACGCGGCTCGATCTGGGGCACCATCGGCGGCGTCGCCATCCTCGCCGTCGTCGACAACGTCATGAGCGTGCTGCAGGTGAATCCCTTCCTCAAGGACGTGGTGCGCGGCATCGTCATCGTCGCCGCGGTCGCCGTCTACAGCCGGCGGGCCATCGTGCGGCGTCGTCCCCGCTTCGGCGCCGGCGGCACGCGCACCGGGGGAGACGACGCCGCGAAGGCGGCCGAAGCCGACATGGCGGTCGCGGCCGCCGAGCTCGCCGATCCGACCACCGAGGTCGCCGCCGTCGACAGCGCCGGGGATACCGCCTCCGTGCGGGAAGGAGGACGCTCATGA